From the genome of Phytohabitans rumicis, one region includes:
- the tsaA gene encoding tRNA (N6-threonylcarbamoyladenosine(37)-N6)-methyltransferase TrmO, producing the protein MSDEYAIRPVGWVESSLTDAAMAPKQGDEGAPDAWLVFAPEVARALGDLAVGTDVLVLTWLDRASRDVLAVHPRGDTKRPETGVFSTRSPARPNPIGLHRVTIVGIDGLRVRVRNLEALDGTPIVDVKPVLGGVAER; encoded by the coding sequence GTGAGCGATGAGTACGCAATACGGCCGGTCGGGTGGGTGGAGTCGTCCCTGACGGACGCGGCCATGGCGCCCAAGCAGGGCGACGAGGGGGCGCCGGACGCGTGGCTGGTCTTCGCGCCGGAGGTGGCGCGGGCGCTGGGTGACCTGGCCGTCGGGACGGACGTGCTGGTGCTGACCTGGCTCGACCGGGCCAGCCGGGACGTGCTGGCCGTCCACCCGCGGGGCGACACCAAGCGGCCGGAGACCGGTGTCTTCAGCACCCGCTCGCCGGCCCGGCCGAACCCGATCGGGCTGCATCGGGTGACCATCGTCGGGATCGACGGACTGCGCGTGCGGGTACGCAACCTGGAGGCCCTCGACGGCACGCCCATTGTGGACGTCAAGCCGGTGCTCGGCGGCGTGGCGGAGCGCTAG
- the metG gene encoding methionine--tRNA ligase: MTGSASTFYMTTTIAYVNARPHVGFALELVQADVLARHRRKRGHDVRFLSGTDDNSLKNVLAAAAEGLSTQELVDRNAGAFEALRGPLALSFDDFIRTSRDPRHRPGVERFWQACAASGDLYRKHYEGLYCVGCELFYTPAELVDGRCPEHGTEPQHVAEENWFFRLSRYQDRLLDLIGSGRLRIEPAARRNEVLAFIAAGLDDFSISRSHTRARGWGIPVPGDPDQVIYVWWDALGNYITALDYGHDGPDYARWWVRGDERVHLVGKGVLRFHAVYWPAMLLSAGEPVPTDVLVHDYLTADGKKISKSSGTAVDPVSLVERYGTDALRWWLLREVPRVGDADFTVDKLVARANRDLANDLGNLVNRVVSMVHRYRGGRLPAYPRSENDPLVTACRAAPAEVAAALAAFDFRRATAAAWRVVEEANRYVERVRPWQLAKEDDGAGLDAALGVLADACRVAAEELAPFVPETAARVAAQCTPSEGLLPEPWPLFPRLDA, from the coding sequence ATGACCGGTTCCGCATCCACCTTCTACATGACCACCACCATCGCGTACGTCAACGCGCGCCCGCACGTCGGCTTCGCGCTGGAGCTGGTGCAGGCCGACGTGCTCGCCCGGCACCGCCGAAAGCGCGGGCACGACGTGCGTTTCCTGTCCGGCACCGACGACAACTCGCTCAAGAACGTCCTGGCCGCCGCGGCCGAGGGTCTGTCCACTCAGGAACTGGTGGACCGCAACGCGGGCGCCTTCGAAGCCCTGCGCGGGCCGCTGGCGCTGTCGTTCGACGACTTCATCCGCACCAGTCGCGATCCCCGGCACCGGCCCGGCGTGGAGCGGTTCTGGCAGGCATGTGCGGCCTCCGGCGACCTCTACCGCAAGCACTACGAGGGTTTGTACTGCGTGGGCTGCGAGCTCTTCTACACGCCGGCCGAACTGGTGGACGGCCGCTGCCCCGAGCACGGCACCGAGCCGCAGCACGTCGCCGAGGAGAACTGGTTCTTCCGCCTCTCCCGCTACCAGGACCGGCTGCTGGACCTGATCGGCAGCGGGCGCCTGCGCATCGAGCCGGCCGCACGCCGCAACGAGGTCCTCGCGTTCATCGCCGCCGGGCTGGACGACTTCAGCATCTCCCGGTCGCACACCCGTGCCCGCGGTTGGGGGATCCCCGTCCCCGGCGACCCGGACCAGGTCATCTACGTGTGGTGGGACGCGCTGGGCAACTACATCACCGCGCTGGACTACGGTCACGACGGGCCGGATTACGCGCGCTGGTGGGTACGCGGCGACGAGCGCGTCCACCTGGTCGGAAAGGGGGTTCTGCGATTTCATGCGGTGTATTGGCCGGCGATGCTGCTGTCCGCAGGCGAGCCGGTGCCCACCGATGTATTGGTGCACGACTACCTGACGGCGGACGGTAAGAAGATCAGCAAGTCCTCGGGCACCGCCGTGGATCCGGTGTCCCTGGTGGAGCGGTACGGCACGGACGCGCTGCGCTGGTGGTTGCTGCGCGAGGTGCCGCGCGTGGGTGACGCGGACTTCACAGTGGACAAGCTGGTCGCCCGCGCCAACCGGGACCTGGCCAACGACCTGGGCAACCTGGTCAACCGGGTAGTGAGCATGGTGCACCGTTACCGCGGTGGCCGGCTCCCCGCGTACCCCCGAAGCGAGAATGACCCGCTCGTGACCGCGTGCCGCGCGGCCCCGGCGGAGGTGGCCGCGGCGCTCGCGGCCTTCGATTTTCGCCGCGCGACGGCGGCCGCGTGGCGCGTGGTCGAGGAGGCCAACCGGTACGTCGAGCGGGTGCGGCCGTGGCAGCTCGCGAAGGAGGATGACGGCGCGGGACTGGATGCCGCCCTGGGCGTGCTGGCCGACGCGTGCCGGGTGGCGGCCGAGGAGTTGGCGCCGTTCGTGCCGGAGACGGCGGCGCGGGTGGCCGCGCAGTGCACACCGTCGGAGGGGCTGTTGCCGGAGCCGTGGCCGCTCTTTCCGCGATTGGACGCCTGA
- a CDS encoding STAS domain-containing protein gives MSGPVFVVGPGVGRADVPVLSERLVALLRDRPADVVICDVAAITAPDASTLEVLARLQLMARRHGCGIRLYGAGGRLRALLAITGLSEVLPLALDGEWQAEEREEPVDVEERVDPADPAG, from the coding sequence GTGAGCGGACCTGTCTTCGTCGTGGGCCCGGGGGTCGGTCGCGCCGACGTACCCGTGCTGTCCGAAAGGCTTGTCGCGCTCTTGCGCGACCGCCCCGCGGACGTGGTGATCTGCGACGTCGCGGCCATCACCGCACCGGACGCGAGCACGCTGGAGGTGCTCGCCCGGCTGCAGCTCATGGCCCGGCGGCACGGCTGCGGCATCCGCCTGTACGGCGCCGGCGGCCGGCTCCGCGCCCTGCTGGCGATCACCGGCCTGAGCGAAGTGCTACCCCTGGCCCTCGACGGTGAGTGGCAGGCCGAAGAGCGGGAAGAGCCGGTCGACGTCGAGGAACGTGTTGACCCCGCGGATCCGGCCGGCTGA
- a CDS encoding 50S ribosomal protein L11 methyltransferase: protein MRLLLSIDRGHNVRRAVSAAIRPGARVLDAGTGSGLLSFVALAAGAGEVVGIDRHHVDVARALAAHNGFADRMTVVEADLAGLELPGVDLSRKFDVLLAFIHVNNPLIDEDRARLVYEVRDRFGTSDCTVLPNRVRYRVAGCDRLDWDLFTELSDLQESAGILHSVYGLDFQPLVDAAKQTVARAGSRPASAVLPQWRSPTTMASLRFPREDVRLLTDNHDFVTFDYGAPAFTGFPPQVRLRIATPGRLSGVIWTQELICDGQPVWTTESFSPLATARTVAAGDEVVLDADDEWRATNVLRSHHQPM from the coding sequence ATGCGACTGCTGTTGAGCATCGATCGCGGCCACAACGTCCGGCGCGCGGTGAGCGCGGCCATCCGGCCCGGCGCCCGGGTGCTCGACGCGGGCACCGGCAGTGGCTTGCTGTCCTTTGTGGCCCTTGCCGCGGGTGCCGGCGAGGTCGTCGGCATCGACCGCCACCACGTGGACGTGGCCCGCGCGCTGGCCGCACACAACGGCTTCGCCGACCGGATGACGGTGGTCGAGGCCGACCTGGCCGGGCTGGAGCTACCCGGCGTCGACCTGAGCCGCAAGTTCGACGTGCTGCTGGCGTTCATCCACGTCAACAACCCGCTGATCGACGAGGACCGAGCCCGCCTGGTCTACGAGGTGCGGGACCGGTTCGGCACCAGCGACTGCACGGTCCTGCCCAACCGCGTGCGCTACCGCGTCGCGGGGTGCGACCGCCTCGACTGGGACCTGTTCACCGAGCTGTCCGACCTGCAGGAGTCGGCGGGCATCCTGCACAGCGTGTACGGCCTGGACTTCCAGCCCTTGGTCGACGCGGCGAAGCAGACGGTGGCCCGGGCCGGCAGCCGGCCGGCGAGCGCCGTACTGCCCCAGTGGCGGTCGCCCACGACGATGGCGTCACTGCGCTTTCCCCGCGAAGACGTGCGGCTGCTGACCGACAACCACGACTTCGTCACGTTCGACTACGGCGCGCCCGCGTTCACCGGCTTCCCGCCCCAGGTGCGGCTGCGGATAGCCACTCCGGGACGGCTCAGCGGCGTGATCTGGACGCAGGAGCTGATCTGCGACGGCCAGCCGGTGTGGACGACGGAGTCGTTCAGTCCACTTGCGACCGCGCGCACGGTGGCGGCCGGCGACGAGGTGGTCCTGGACGCGGACGACGAGTGGCGGGCGACGAACGTGCTCCGCTCTCACCACCAGCCGATGTAG
- a CDS encoding lysoplasmalogenase — translation MTSVGALMAYAVVGMAHLVAIGVDADAVQWVTKALLMPLLALYAALAARSRGETPSRLLLWALGWAWLGDIVLEYGGTAPLIAGMVCFFIGYGGYAVAFVRAGALSRLRLTVLCGYAAFVIAMLVWLWPGLSDQGLAIPMAFYAAMMAFLASTAATLGARIGAGGALLLLSDALIGVRLAEAADIPGQPYWVMLTYMLGQALVVTGWPHVRRGMR, via the coding sequence ATGACTTCCGTGGGCGCGCTTATGGCGTATGCCGTGGTGGGGATGGCGCATCTGGTCGCCATCGGCGTCGATGCTGACGCCGTCCAGTGGGTGACCAAGGCGCTGCTGATGCCGCTGCTGGCGCTGTACGCGGCGCTGGCTGCCCGGTCGCGCGGCGAGACACCGAGCCGGCTGCTGCTCTGGGCGCTCGGCTGGGCGTGGCTCGGCGACATCGTGCTGGAGTACGGCGGGACCGCCCCGCTGATCGCCGGCATGGTGTGCTTCTTCATCGGGTACGGCGGCTACGCGGTCGCGTTCGTGCGGGCGGGTGCGCTTTCCCGGCTCCGGCTGACCGTCCTCTGTGGATACGCCGCCTTCGTGATCGCGATGCTGGTCTGGCTCTGGCCCGGGTTGAGCGACCAGGGGCTGGCCATTCCGATGGCGTTTTACGCCGCGATGATGGCTTTCCTGGCGTCGACCGCCGCGACGCTGGGCGCCCGGATCGGCGCCGGCGGCGCGCTGTTGTTGCTTTCCGACGCCCTCATCGGCGTACGGCTGGCCGAGGCGGCGGACATCCCCGGCCAGCCGTATTGGGTGATGCTCACGTACATGCTGGGCCAGGCCCTAGTGGTCACCGGCTGGCCACACGTGCGGCGCGGCATGCGCTGA
- a CDS encoding winged helix DNA-binding domain-containing protein: MTDIGMLRLAAQRIAGPGMAGPGDAVRWLTAAQAQDHGGALASVALRTTSGSRAAVQAALDAGEIVKSWPMRGTLHLVAAEDLPWLVHLAAPRVVATTTARRAELGLDTKTIEYADQLARDALRGGIVLSRNELLAAWDAAGVSTVGQRGYSLLRHLAMTGVLCLGPGDQQVVLVEEWIPQPRVLDREEALGELALRYFRSHGPATGKDFTRWAHLVAADVRAGLAIARPDLASVTVDGVEYLMDPRTPEALAGCLRRARGVFLLPGFDEFILGYADRGAVVPAEYAARIVPGGNGVFQPTVVSAGRVVGTWKHAGRGARQTVAATPFESFTDAVATAIPRAYAALP; this comes from the coding sequence ATGACCGACATCGGAATGCTGCGGCTCGCCGCGCAGCGGATCGCCGGTCCCGGGATGGCCGGTCCTGGCGACGCCGTGCGGTGGCTGACCGCCGCACAGGCCCAGGATCACGGCGGCGCCCTCGCGTCGGTCGCCCTGCGCACCACGTCCGGCAGCCGCGCGGCGGTCCAGGCCGCGCTCGACGCGGGCGAGATCGTCAAGTCCTGGCCGATGCGCGGGACACTCCACCTCGTCGCGGCCGAGGACCTCCCGTGGCTTGTGCACCTCGCGGCGCCTCGCGTCGTCGCCACGACCACCGCTCGCCGCGCGGAGCTCGGCCTCGATACCAAAACAATCGAGTACGCCGACCAACTCGCCCGGGACGCGTTGAGGGGAGGCATCGTGCTGTCGCGTAACGAGCTCCTCGCCGCCTGGGATGCCGCCGGTGTGTCCACAGTGGGCCAACGCGGCTACAGCCTGCTGCGGCATCTGGCCATGACCGGGGTGCTGTGCCTGGGCCCCGGCGACCAGCAGGTGGTGCTCGTGGAGGAGTGGATCCCGCAGCCGCGCGTCCTGGACCGTGAAGAGGCGCTCGGCGAGCTGGCCCTGCGCTACTTCCGCAGCCACGGTCCGGCCACCGGCAAAGACTTCACCCGCTGGGCCCATCTGGTCGCCGCCGACGTGCGCGCCGGGCTCGCCATCGCCCGTCCCGACCTCGCCAGCGTGACGGTGGACGGCGTCGAATACCTCATGGACCCGCGGACACCCGAGGCGCTCGCCGGTTGCCTGCGCCGGGCCCGAGGCGTGTTCCTGCTGCCCGGGTTCGACGAGTTCATCCTCGGCTACGCCGACCGGGGTGCAGTCGTGCCCGCCGAGTACGCCGCCCGGATCGTGCCCGGCGGCAACGGCGTATTCCAGCCCACCGTCGTCAGCGCCGGCCGGGTCGTCGGCACCTGGAAGCACGCCGGCCGTGGCGCGCGGCAGACGGTGGCTGCGACGCCGTTCGAGTCGTTCACCGACGCGGTCGCCACGGCCATCCCGCGGGCGTACGCGGCGCTGCCCTAG
- a CDS encoding GNAT family N-acetyltransferase encodes MPLLMRAYRDADLVPLQETVAGWIAEAGRCGYDHIGELPHRIYENLRGGGSELVWLWEDGVDIAGLAITMRFGSAFDVVTAPALRGTPAELSMLRFAYEATARQTTDEYVLTDVFDCDTTRIAQLERLGFERFRTWDDANECVLPDAIAPPSVPDGFLVRSARLDDADQLAAARNSSFDADWTGEQYRAAVMTKPGYDPDREIVVEAPDGRIAAFTVYWVDARNRIGHFEPVGTHADFRRRGLARAAMLHAMERMRAAGMTLVTVNHNTDNIGARRLYDSIGFTKRHETHGYHHPALSPLSLPSLAPPLFCRPSLAAPLLRRSRAYGRGLISFPRPFALDRRKSP; translated from the coding sequence GTGCCGTTGTTGATGCGCGCCTACCGCGACGCCGACCTGGTGCCCCTGCAGGAGACGGTGGCCGGCTGGATCGCCGAGGCCGGACGGTGCGGATACGACCACATCGGCGAGCTGCCGCACCGCATCTACGAGAACCTCCGCGGCGGCGGGTCGGAGTTGGTCTGGCTCTGGGAAGACGGTGTGGACATCGCCGGGCTCGCCATCACGATGCGCTTCGGGTCCGCGTTCGACGTCGTCACCGCCCCGGCGCTGCGCGGCACCCCGGCAGAGCTGTCTATGCTGCGGTTCGCGTACGAGGCGACGGCCCGCCAGACGACCGACGAGTACGTCCTCACCGACGTCTTCGACTGTGACACCACCCGGATCGCCCAGCTCGAACGGCTCGGCTTCGAGCGCTTCCGCACCTGGGACGACGCCAACGAGTGCGTCCTCCCCGACGCCATCGCCCCGCCGTCGGTGCCGGACGGCTTCCTCGTACGCAGCGCGCGGCTGGACGACGCGGACCAGCTCGCGGCGGCACGCAACTCCTCGTTCGACGCCGACTGGACCGGCGAGCAGTACCGCGCGGCCGTCATGACCAAGCCCGGCTACGACCCGGACCGCGAAATCGTCGTCGAGGCGCCAGACGGTCGGATCGCCGCGTTCACCGTGTACTGGGTCGACGCCCGCAACAGGATCGGGCACTTCGAGCCCGTGGGGACCCACGCGGACTTCCGGCGACGCGGGCTGGCGCGGGCCGCGATGCTGCACGCCATGGAGCGGATGCGGGCGGCGGGCATGACCCTCGTGACGGTGAACCACAACACGGACAACATCGGAGCCCGCCGCCTATACGACTCGATCGGCTTCACCAAACGCCACGAGACCCACGGCTACCACCACCCCGCCCTTAGCCCTCTCTCCCTCCCCTCCCTCGCTCCGCCCCTCTTTTGCCGCCCCTCTCTTGCCGCCCCTCTCTTGCGTCGATCAAGGGCATATGGCCGTGGTTTGATCTCTTTTCCACGACCGTTTGCCCTTGATCGACGCAAAAGTCCTTGA
- a CDS encoding DUF397 domain-containing protein, which yields MNQIANGTPAGQLPALTWRKSRRSNPSGNCVELAELPGGAGIAVRNSRDPEGPALIYTPDEITAFILGARDGDFDHLVS from the coding sequence ATGAACCAGATTGCCAACGGCACACCCGCCGGCCAGTTACCGGCGCTCACGTGGCGCAAAAGCCGCCGCAGCAACCCCAGCGGAAACTGTGTTGAGCTGGCCGAACTTCCCGGTGGCGCGGGCATCGCGGTACGCAACTCCCGGGACCCGGAGGGCCCGGCGCTGATCTACACCCCGGACGAGATCACGGCCTTCATACTGGGCGCGCGGGACGGCGACTTCGACCATCTCGTGTCCTGA
- a CDS encoding helix-turn-helix domain-containing protein, whose translation MTTAGPESGAGGPTVLRILLGSQLRKLRESRGVTREAAGWEIRASESKISRMELGRVGFKERDVADLLSLYGVTDEADRESLLALARQANTQGWWHRFGDVLPNWFQAYLGLESNAALIRTYEVQFIPGLLQTRDYARAVVMLGHGGAGLDEIERRIELRMARQQQLTRPGAPQVWAVVDEAVLRRPIGGVTVMRAQVAALLDAIKQPNVTIQVMPFQAGGHAAAGGAFTLLRFADEELPDIVYMEQLTSGLYLDKRDDVDEYAAAMERLCVESVPPDRTAELLERILRDYDSTPSFP comes from the coding sequence GTGACGACGGCGGGGCCGGAGAGCGGGGCCGGCGGTCCGACCGTTCTGCGCATCCTGCTCGGGTCTCAGCTCCGCAAGCTCCGCGAGTCCCGAGGCGTCACCCGCGAGGCCGCCGGCTGGGAGATCCGGGCGTCTGAGTCGAAAATCAGCCGGATGGAGCTGGGCCGCGTCGGCTTCAAGGAGCGGGACGTCGCCGACCTGCTGAGCCTCTACGGCGTCACCGACGAGGCCGACCGCGAGTCGTTGCTGGCGCTCGCGCGCCAGGCCAACACCCAGGGCTGGTGGCACCGGTTCGGCGACGTCCTCCCCAACTGGTTCCAGGCGTACCTCGGGCTGGAGTCCAACGCCGCGCTGATCCGCACGTACGAGGTGCAGTTCATCCCCGGCCTGTTGCAGACCCGGGACTACGCCCGCGCGGTCGTCATGCTCGGCCACGGCGGCGCCGGCCTCGACGAGATCGAGCGCCGGATCGAGCTGCGCATGGCCCGCCAGCAACAGCTGACCCGCCCCGGCGCCCCGCAGGTGTGGGCGGTCGTCGACGAGGCCGTCCTGCGCCGGCCGATCGGCGGCGTCACCGTGATGCGCGCCCAGGTCGCCGCGCTGCTCGACGCCATCAAGCAGCCCAACGTCACGATCCAGGTCATGCCGTTCCAGGCCGGCGGCCACGCGGCCGCCGGCGGGGCGTTCACGCTCCTGCGCTTCGCCGACGAGGAGCTGCCCGACATCGTCTACATGGAGCAGCTCACCAGCGGGCTCTACCTCGACAAGCGGGACGACGTCGACGAGTACGCGGCCGCCATGGAGCGGCTGTGCGTCGAGTCAGTGCCGCCGGACCGCACCGCCGAGCTGCTGGAGCGGATCCTGCGCGACTACGACTCCACCCCCTCCTTCCCGTGA
- a CDS encoding DUF6343 family protein has product MTHQAGQPRDRRGTVGHAYSALNLRLIMASFGLVAGTALAVLMTRADQPLLALIAVAVVVASAVDLVIVLRRRRIRRRQDPGHRYSLFE; this is encoded by the coding sequence ATGACACATCAGGCAGGCCAGCCCCGCGACCGGCGCGGGACGGTCGGTCACGCGTACAGCGCGCTGAACCTCCGCCTGATCATGGCGTCGTTCGGCTTGGTGGCCGGCACCGCGCTCGCGGTGCTGATGACGCGCGCGGACCAGCCGCTGCTCGCGCTCATCGCCGTCGCGGTGGTGGTCGCCTCCGCGGTCGACCTCGTGATCGTGCTCCGGCGCCGGCGCATCCGCCGGCGCCAGGACCCGGGACACCGGTACTCGCTCTTCGAGTAG
- a CDS encoding 4-hydroxybenzoate 3-monooxygenase, which produces MTHTQVGIVGAGPAGMLVAVLLRRAGVDCVVVEQRDREYVEQRSRGGTVEHRVVDLLRRHDLAGGLLRTGAVEDRIEFRMAGRRYPLRYDPIAQGRTHYIYPQQFLVRDLVEAYLADGGELRFETPARAVTGIAGDSPRIEVESAAGGSEVIECDVVVGTDGEYGVARRTIPPAALDCYEHQYEYAWLAVLAQAPPSSDCVINSIHESGSCVHVRRTPEISRFYLQCPRDDTTASWPDERIWKEVRQRLALDEPWTLHEGPILSTGMVRMRSLVCAPMRHGSLFLAGDAAHVVPPVGGKGFNVALADAEELALGLIERFTAADERRLDAYSDTRLQRIWRIQEFVHWMMDLVNTPGLGTPAAPFLHRVQMARLERVLASEAYGAAFLEDYIGWW; this is translated from the coding sequence ATGACACACACCCAGGTCGGCATCGTCGGTGCGGGGCCGGCGGGGATGCTGGTGGCCGTGCTGCTGCGGCGCGCCGGCGTCGACTGTGTCGTGGTCGAGCAGCGCGACCGGGAGTACGTCGAGCAGCGGTCCCGCGGCGGGACGGTGGAGCACCGGGTGGTCGACCTGTTGCGCCGGCACGACCTCGCGGGCGGGCTGCTGCGTACCGGCGCGGTCGAGGACCGCATCGAGTTCCGGATGGCCGGCCGGCGCTACCCGCTGCGGTACGACCCGATCGCGCAGGGGCGCACGCACTACATCTATCCGCAGCAGTTCCTGGTGCGCGACCTGGTCGAGGCGTACCTCGCGGACGGCGGCGAGCTGCGCTTCGAGACGCCGGCGCGGGCCGTCACCGGCATCGCCGGCGACAGCCCGCGGATCGAGGTGGAGAGCGCCGCCGGCGGCTCGGAGGTCATCGAGTGCGACGTGGTCGTCGGCACCGACGGCGAGTACGGCGTCGCGCGCCGGACCATCCCGCCGGCGGCGCTGGACTGCTACGAGCATCAGTACGAGTACGCGTGGCTGGCCGTGCTCGCCCAGGCCCCGCCGTCGAGCGACTGCGTCATCAACTCGATCCACGAGTCCGGTTCGTGCGTGCACGTACGGCGTACCCCTGAGATCAGCCGCTTCTACCTGCAGTGCCCGCGCGACGACACGACGGCGAGCTGGCCCGACGAGCGCATCTGGAAAGAGGTGCGGCAGCGGCTGGCACTGGACGAGCCGTGGACCCTCCACGAGGGACCGATCCTGTCCACCGGCATGGTGCGCATGCGCAGCCTGGTCTGCGCGCCGATGCGGCACGGGTCGCTCTTCCTGGCCGGCGACGCCGCGCACGTCGTGCCGCCCGTGGGTGGCAAGGGCTTCAACGTCGCGCTTGCCGACGCCGAGGAGCTGGCGCTGGGCCTGATCGAGCGGTTCACCGCGGCGGACGAGCGGCGGCTCGACGCGTACTCGGACACGCGGCTGCAACGCATCTGGCGGATCCAGGAGTTCGTGCACTGGATGATGGACCTGGTCAACACGCCGGGCCTGGGCACGCCGGCCGCGCCGTTCCTGCACCGGGTGCAGATGGCGCGGCTGGAGCGGGTGCTGGCGTCCGAGGCGTACGGCGCCGCGTTTCTGGAGGACTACATCGGCTGGTGGTGA
- a CDS encoding glycosyltransferase, with the protein MGGLGRMLAAAAEVDAEFVLALGADADLAGFGRLPANVRPVGWVPLHHLLPGCAAVVHHGGSGTTMAALGAGVPQLVLPHGADQFINGHAVQRQGIGVCREPDEVEPALVTGLLHDVPMKEAARAAAARMAELPAPADLVGRLVLATTGASVS; encoded by the coding sequence GTGGGTGGCCTGGGCCGGATGCTGGCCGCCGCGGCCGAGGTGGACGCCGAGTTCGTGCTGGCGCTGGGCGCGGACGCTGACTTGGCCGGGTTCGGACGGCTCCCCGCCAATGTGCGCCCGGTCGGCTGGGTGCCGCTGCACCATCTGCTTCCCGGCTGTGCCGCCGTCGTCCACCATGGAGGGTCGGGTACGACGATGGCCGCGCTCGGCGCCGGCGTGCCCCAGTTGGTGCTGCCGCACGGCGCCGACCAGTTCATCAACGGCCACGCTGTGCAGCGGCAGGGGATCGGGGTGTGCCGCGAGCCCGACGAGGTCGAGCCGGCGTTGGTGACCGGGCTGCTGCACGACGTACCCATGAAGGAGGCCGCACGGGCCGCGGCGGCCCGGATGGCGGAGCTGCCCGCGCCGGCCGACCTGGTGGGCCGGCTGGTGCTGGCCACGACCGGCGCGAGCGTCTCCTAG